TGAGAATGCATTATTTCGGCAGATCGCTGCCGGGGACGAAGAAGCATTCCGGGAAATTTATTACCACTACTACCCGAAACTGTACGGATTTATCAACAGTCTGACCAAAGTGACCGCCACTACTGAGGAAATTCTCCAGGAAACGTTTACCCGCCTTTGGGAGCATCGCGAAAGTGTGGCGGGTAAAGGGTATTCGGCACCCTGGTTATTCCGCGTGGCCTCCAACTTAGCTTACGACCATCTGAAAAACAGCGCCAGCCGCTTACGCTTGTACGAGCGCATCCAGCGGGAACAGGCTGCCCCCTCATCCAATAATGTAACCGACCATATTAACGAAAGGCAGCACGCG
This genomic interval from Chitinophaga horti contains the following:
- a CDS encoding RNA polymerase sigma factor encodes the protein MTVVPLVNENALFRQIAAGDEEAFREIYYHYYPKLYGFINSLTKVTATTEEILQETFTRLWEHRESVAGKGYSAPWLFRVASNLAYDHLKNSASRLRLYERIQREQAAPSSNNVTDHINERQHAGLLEEAIRQLPEQRQIIFRLSREEGLSHQEIADRLQISPNTVKNQMVKALKSVRSFMESASRILLTILW